From the Paenibacillus sp. R14(2021) genome, the window GCTCGCCTTGGCGATCCGCAGGATATCGCTTCGGCGGTTCGTTTCCTGGCATCCAGCGCAGCTGTGTATATGACAGGCCAGACGATTCATGTCGACGGCGGTATGTACATGTAGCGCTCCAAGAAGCGGCGGGCAGACGGAAGCACGTGTTTGATGTATGGCATTTTGTCCGTAATTCTCGTATAATACCATGGAGGAGGTGAACCGGATGTCCGATGTATATGATCGTGTAAAGCGCATCGTTGTCGACCGCCTTGGCGTTGACGAGTCGGAAGTGTCGCTAGAGGCTTCGTTTAAAGAAGATCTTGGAGCAGACTCTCTTGATGTCGTTGAATTGGTCATGGAACTGGAAGATGAATTCGATATGGAAATCTCTGATGAAGATGCAGAGAAAATTACGAGTGTGGGAGAAGTAGTGAACTACATATCTTCTCTGGCTAAGTAATAAGCAAT encodes:
- the acpP gene encoding acyl carrier protein; this translates as MSDVYDRVKRIVVDRLGVDESEVSLEASFKEDLGADSLDVVELVMELEDEFDMEISDEDAEKITSVGEVVNYISSLAK